From Poecile atricapillus isolate bPoeAtr1 chromosome 13, bPoeAtr1.hap1, whole genome shotgun sequence, one genomic window encodes:
- the CDC23 gene encoding cell division cycle protein 23 homolog isoform X2 produces MYSRYLSGEKKKDDETVDSLGPLEKGQVKNEALRELRVELSKKHKAQELDGFGLYLYGVVLRKLDLVKEAIDVFVEAAHALPLHWGAWLELCNLITDKEMLKFLSLPDTWMKEFFLAHIYTELQLIEEALQKYQSLIDAGFSKSTYIISQIAVAYHNIRDIDKALSIFNELRKQDPYRIENMDTFSNLLYVRSMKPELSYLAHNLCEIDKYRVETCCVIGNYYSLRSQHEKAALYFQRALKLNARYLGAWTLMGHEYMEMKNTSAAIQAYRHAIEVNKRDYRAWYGLGQTYEILKMPFYCLYYYRRAHQLRPNDSRMLVALGECYEKLNQLVEAKKCYWRAYAVGDVEKMALVKLAKLHEQLNESEQAAQCYIKYIQDIYSCGEVVEHLEVSTAFRYLAQYYFKCKLWDEASACAQKCCAFNDTREEGKALLRQILQLRNQGETSSTDVAAPFFLPASLSANNTPTRRVSPLNLSSVTP; encoded by the exons ATGTACTCCAGATACCTG tcaggggaaaagaagaaggatGATGAGACAGTTGATAGTTTGG GACCTTTGGAAAAAGGACAGGTGAAAAATGAAGCTCTTCGAGAATTGAGAGTTGAGCTCAGCAAGAAGCACAAGGCACAGGAACTGGATGGATTTGGCCTTTATCT atatGGTGTTGTGCTGCGGAAACTGGACCTGGTGAAAGAAGCAATAGATGTGTTTGTTGAAGCTGCTCATGCACTGCCTTTGCATTGGGGAGCCTGGCTGGAACTTTGCAACTTGATTACAGATAAAGAGATG TTGAAGTTCCTGTCCTTGCCAGATACATGGATGAAAGAGTTCTTTCTTGCACACATTTatacagagctgcagctgatAGAGGAAGCTCTGCAGAAGTATCAGAGTCTCATTGATGCAGGATTTTCCAAAAGCACTTATATCATCTCTCAGATTGCAGTTGCTTACCACAATATAAGAG ATATTGACAAAGCTTTATCCATCTTCAATGAGCTGAGGAAACAAGATCCTTACAGGATAGAAAACATGGACACTTTCTCCAACTTGCTCTATGTAAGG AGCATGAAGCCTGAGTTGAGCTACTTGGCTCATAATCTCTGTGAGATAGACAAGTACCGTGTTGAGACCTGCTGTGTAATCG GAAATTATTACAGCTTGCGTTCCCAGCATGAAAAAGCAGCACTCTATTTCCAGAGAGCATTGAAACTGAATGCTCGTTATCTAGGAGCCTGGACACTTATGGGACATGAGTATATGGAAATGAAGAACACATCTGCAGCTATCCAGGCTTATAG GCATGCAATAGAGGTGAACAAAAGGGACTACAGAGCATGGTATGGCTTAGGACAAACCTATGAAATCCTCAAAATGCCATTTTACTGTCTCTACTACTACCGGCGGGCCCACCAACTCAG ACCAAATGATTCTCGTATGCTGGTTGCTCTAGGAGAATGCTATGAGAAACTCAATCAGTTGGTGGAAGCCAAGAAG TGCTATTGGAGGGCCTATGCTGTGGGAGATGTGGAGAAAATGGCACTTGTGAAACTTGCCAA gTTGCATGAACAGCTGAATGAATCTGAACAGGCAGCTCAGTGTTACATCAAATACATCCAGGATATCTATTCCTGTGGG GAGGTAGTGGAGCACCTGGAGGTCAGCACTGCATTTCGTTACCTCGCCCAGTACTACTTTAAATGTAAACTTTGGGATGAAGCCTCAGCATGTGCTCAGAAATGCTGTGCCTTCAATGAT ActagagaagaaggaaaggccCTGCTGCGCCAGATCTTACAGCTTCGTAACCAAGGAGAAACATCATCCACAGATGTTGCTgctccctttttccttcctgcatCCTTGTCAGCCAACAACACTCCCACACGTCGTGTCTCCCCTCTCAATTTGTCTTCTGTTACACCATGA